A region of Dioscorea cayenensis subsp. rotundata cultivar TDr96_F1 chromosome 5, TDr96_F1_v2_PseudoChromosome.rev07_lg8_w22 25.fasta, whole genome shotgun sequence DNA encodes the following proteins:
- the LOC120261996 gene encoding chaperone protein ClpC1, chloroplastic yields MAGTLLQSAVFPDVNRSCIQPRGSGKDKRAATMKCNLQKNSPKLSAFAGLRPSSTLDCISRPQKDFHSVVKTSISVPKGKASRGVAVAMFERFTEKAIKVIMLAQEEARRLGHNFVGTEQILLGLIGEGTGIAAKVLKSMGINLKDARVEVEKIIGRGSGFVAVEIPFTPRAKRVLELSLEEARQLGHNYIGSEHLLLGLLREGEGVAARVLESLGADASNIRTQVIRMVGESTEAVGAGVGGGSSGAKMPTLEEYGTNLTKLAEEGKLDPVVGRQPQIERVTQILGRRTKNNPCLIGEPGVGKTAIAEGLAQRISSGDVPETIEGKKVITLDMGLLVAGTKYRGEFEERLKKLMEEIKQSDEIILFIDEVHTLIGAGAAEGAIDAANILKPALARGELQCIGATTLDEYRKHIEKDPALERRFQPVRVPEPTVDETIEILKGLRERYEIHHKLRYTDEALVAAAQLSYQYISDRFLPDKAIDLVDEAGSRVRLRYAQLPEDAKELDKELRQITKEKNEAVRGQDFEKAGELRDREMELKAQISALIEKGKEQSKAESEAGDQGPLVTEADIQHIVSAWTGIPVEKVSSDESDRLLKMEETLHKRVIGQDEAVKAISRAIRRARVGLKNPNRPIASFIFSGPTGVGKSELAKALAAYYFGSEEAMIRLDMSEFMERHTVSKLIGSPPGYVGYTEGGQLTEAVRRRPYTVVLFDEIEKAHPDVFNMMLQILEDGRLTDSKGRTVDFKNTLLIMTSNVGSSVIEKGGRRIGFDLDYDEKDSSYNRIKSLVTEELKQYFRPEFLNRLDEMIVFRQLTKQEVKEIADIMLNEVFNRLKTKEIELQVTERFKDRVVEEGYNPSYGARPLRRAIMRLLEDSLAEKMLAGEIKEGDSAIVDVDADGNVTVLNGGSGVADSLPPPVSVQ; encoded by the exons ATGGCTGGGACTCTTCTTCAATCAGCTGTTTTTCCTGATGTGAATCGAAGTTGCATTCAACCTCGGGGTTCAGGGAAAGACAAAAGGGCTGCTACAATGAAGTGCAATTTGCAAAAAAACTCACCTAAATTGTCAGCCTTTGCGGGTCTACGACCATCCAGTACATTGGATTGCATTTCTAGACCTCAGAAGGATTTCCATTCTGTTGTGAAAACTTCAATCTCAGTCCCAAAGGGGAAGGCTAGTCGTGGAGTTGCTGTTGCTATGTTTGAGCGGTTCACTGAAAAAGCTATCAAGGTTATTATGCTTGCACAAGAAGAAGCAAGGCGGCTAGGTCACAATTTTGTTGGAACAGAGCAAATATTATTGGGCCTTATAGGTGAAGGGACTGGAATAGCAGCCAAGGTTTTGAAGTCAATGGGTATCAACCTTAAAGATGCCCGTGTTGAAGTGGAGAAGATAATTGGAAGGGGCAGTGGTTTTGTGGCTGTTGAGATACCGTTCACTCCTCGTGCAAAACGCGTTTTAGAACTTTCTCTTGAAGAAGCCCGCCAACTTG GTCACAACTATATTGGATCAGAACACTTGCTTCTTGGATTACTTCGTGAGGGTGAAGGTGTTGCTGCCCGTgtccttgagagccttggagcTGATGCAAGCAACATTCGTACACAG GTTATTCGGATGGTTGGTGAGAGCACAGAAGCTGTTGGTGCGGGTGTTGGAGGTGGAAGCAGTGGAGCCAAGATGCCTACACTTGAGGAGTATGGCaccaatttaacaaaattagCGGAGGAG GGTAAACTCGACCCTGTCGTTGGGAGACAGCCACAGATAGAGCGTGTTACCCAGATATTGGGTCGGCGGACGAAGAATAACCCCTGCCTCATTGGAGAACCTGGTGTTGGGAAGACAGCTATTGCTGAAGGGCTTGCTCAGCGCATTTCAAGTGGGGATGTTCCAGAAACAATAGAAGGGAAGAAG GTAATAACGCTTGACATGGGATTGCTTGTTGCGGGCACAAAGTATCGTGGAGAATTTGAGGAGAGACTGAAGAAGCTGATGGAGGAAATCAAGCAAAGTGATGAGATAATACTTTTTATTGATGAGGTTCACACTCTGATTGGAGCAGGAGCAGCAGAGGGTGCCATTGATGCTGCTAATATCTTAAAACCAGCTCTTGCAAGAGGTGAACTGCAG TGTATTGGAGCCACTACACTTGATGAATATAGGAAGCACATTGAGAAAGACCCTGCTTTAGAAAGACGGTTCCAGCCAGTAAGAGTGCCAGAACCAACAGTTGATGAAACAATAGAAATCCTTAAAGGCCTTCGTGAAAGATATGAAATTCATCACAAACTTCGATATACAGATGAAGCTCTAGTTGCTGCGGCACAATTGTCTTATCAGTATATCAG CGATCGTTTCCTCCCTGATAAAGCTattgatttggttgatgaagctgGCTCCCGTGTTAGGCTTCGTTATGCACAG CTTCCTGAGGATGCAAAGGAACTTGATAAGGAGCTCAGACAGATAACCAAGGAGAAAAACGAGGCAGTCAGGGGTCAAGATTTTGAGAag GCTGGGGAGTTGCGAGATCGAGAAATGGAGTTGAAGGCTCAGATCTCAGCTCTAATTGAGAAGGGGAAAGAGCAGAGCAAAGCTGAAAGTGAGGCAGGTGATCAAGGCCCATTAGTTACAGAAGCGGACATACAGCATATTGTGTCCGCTTGGACTGGCATTCCAGTGGAGAAGGTCTCAAGTGATGAGTCCGACCGCCTCCTGAAGATGGAAGAGACACTTCACAAGCGTGTGATTGGCCAGGATGAAGCTGTGAAGGCCATAAGCCGTGCCATCCGTCGAGCCCGTGTTGGTCTCAAGAACCCCAACCGGCCAATTGCTAGCTTTATATTCTCCGGGCCTACTGGGGTTGGGAAATCAGAGTTGGCCAAGGCTTTGGCTGCCTACTACTTTGGCTCTGAGGAAGCCATGATTCGGCTTGACATGAGTGAGTTCATGGAAAGGCATACTGTCTCTAAACTCATCGGTTCACCACCTGGTTATGTTGGCTACACTGAAGGCGGCCAACTGACTGAGGCAGTTCGCCGTCGCCCCTACACTGTTGTCCTATTTGATGAGATAGAGAAGGCTCATCCCGATGTCTTTAACATGATGCTTCAGATATTAGAAGATGGAAGGCTAACAGACAGCAAGGGCCGGACAGTGGATTTCAAAAACACCCTTCTAATTATGACTTCCAATGTTGGAAGCAGTGTGATTGAGAAAGGAGGACGTAGAATTGGTTTTGATCTTGATTACGATGAGAAAGATAGCAGCTACAACAGAATCAAGAGCCTGGTAACAGAGGAGTTGAAGCAGTACTTCAGGCCAGAATTCCTGAACAGGCTGGACGAAATGATTGTTTTCCGACAGCTCACAAAGCAGGAGGTGAAGGAGATTGCAGATATAATGCTGAATGAGGTGTTTAACAGATTGAAGACAAAGGAAATCGAGCTTCAAGTAACCGAGAGATTTAAAGACCGGGTGGTGGAAGAAGGATACAACCCAAGCTATGGAGCAAGGCCATTGCGGAGAGCCATAATGCGTCTTTTAGAGGACAGTCTTGCTGAGAAAATGCTCGCCGGGGAGATCAAGGAAGGAGATTCAGCtattgttgatgttgatgcCGATGGGAATGTAACTGTCCTGAATGGAGGGAGTGGAGTTGCCGATTCATTGCCTCCTCCAGTTTCTGTACAATAG
- the LOC120262019 gene encoding uncharacterized protein LOC120262019, which yields MDDVQEKFSSSWMWSSHQWLQCTLSELDQNIAVISKLIQEQDGHSLANDKLDLMKTIKEFENSFRLLVKFFHQLSARSSINRHSIDSTSKLYSPNSTIENFTYNKKISISSSDAMLDDIAILVEDNHKHLKELATRYEEKRQVNRDLWIRVEKLMEEKHELMEEHNKLMHENETLHDELKRLKINDNKDYFSHKVMNKKNTNIGSHLFNLKTIILGALSRAH from the exons ATGGATGATGTCCAAGAGAAGTTCTCAAGTTCTTGGATGTGGAGTAGCCATCAATGGCTTCAATGCACACTCTCTG AGCTTGATCAAAACATAGCAGTCATATCAAAACTGATTCAAGAACAAGATGGTCATTCACTCGCCAATGATAAACTTGATCtcatgaaaacaataaaagagtTTGAGAATTCTTTTCGCTTGTTAGTCAAATTCTTCCATCAGTTATCGGCTCGATCATCAATCAACCGACACTCTATCGACTCCACTTCCAAGCTATACTCTCCCAACTCGACGATAGAAAACTTTActtataataaaaagatttcaATCTCAAGCTCTGATGCCATGTTAGATGACATAGCAATACTTGTGGAGGACAACCACAAACATTTGAAGGAGTTAGCTACAAGATATGAAGAGAAGAGACAAGTGAATAGAGATTTATGGATTAGGGTTGAGAAGTTGATGGAAGAGAAGCATGAACTTATGGAGGAGCACAACAAGTTAATGCATGAGAATGAGACACTCCATGATGAACTCAAACGGTTGAAGATTAATGACAACAAGGATTATTTTTCTCACAAAGttatgaacaagaagaacacaaaCATTGGCTCTCACTTGTTTAATTTGAAGACTATCATCCTTGGTGCATTATCTAGAgctcattaa
- the LOC120260521 gene encoding serine carboxypeptidase-like 45, whose amino-acid sequence MPSSGHLLTTILHFFFFFFFFTLTFSQLSPLCPSFFSIMSSVALLAMAMAMAAALNLQLSFSMEEDKITKLPGQPQVSFQHYSGYISVDKHKQRSLFYYFAEAETDPTSKPLVLWLNGGPGCSSVGVGAFSENGPFRPSGEVLVKNEYSWNKEANMLYLETPAGVGFSFATDSSYYSGVSDKMTARDNLVFLHRWFAKFPQYKNRDLYITGESYAGHYVPQLAQLMVLYNMKEKIFNLKGIALGNPVLEFSTDFNSRAEFFWSHGLISDSTYNMFTSKCNYSRYVSEYYRGDLSPVCARVMNQVTRETSRFVDKYDVTLDVCISSVLSQSLVLSPHGVEERIDVCVEDEMVNYLNRKDVQEALHAQLNGVPKWTVCSSVLEYELLNLEIPTITVVGSLIKSGVPVLVYSGDQDSVIPLTGSRTLVHNLAKDLGLNTTVPYRVWFEGQQVGGWTQVYGNMLSFATIRGASHEAPFSQPERSLVLFRAFLQGRPLPETF is encoded by the exons ATGCCATCCTCTGGGCATCTCTTGACTACCattcttcacttcttcttcttcttcttcttcttcactctcACATTCTCTCAGTTGTCTCCCTTGTGTCCCTCTTTCTTCAGTATCATGAGCTCTGTAGCTTTGTTGGCTATGGCCATGGCAATGGCTGCAGCTTTGAACCTTCAGCTGAGCTTTTCCATGGAGGAAGACAAGATCACCAAGCTCCCTGGCCAACCTCAAGTCAGCTTCCAACACTACTCAGGCTACATCTCAGTTGACAAGCATAAACAAAGGTCTCTCTTTTACTACTTTGCTGAAGCTGAAACAGACCCTACTTCCAAGCCTCTTGTTCTTTGGTTAAATGGAG GACCGGGATGTTCATCTGTTGGAGTTGGTGCATTCTCTGAGAATGGACCTTTCAGGCCAAGTGGGGAGGTGTTGGTGAAGAATGAGTACAGTTGGAACAAAG aAGCAAACATGTTATACTTGGAGACTCCAGCTGGTGTTGGCTTCTCTTTTGCCACTGATTCTTCATACTATTCTGGAGTCAGTGATAAGATGACAG CAAGGGACAATCTTGTGTTCCTGCACCGCTGGTTTGCAAAGTTTCCACAGTATAAGAACAGGGACTTGTACATCACTGGAGAAAGCTATGCAG GTCATTATGTTCCTCAACTTGCTCAATTAATGGTGTTGTATAATATGAAGGAGAAGATATTCAATCTCAAAGGCATTGCT CTTGGAAATCCTGTTCTTGAGTTCTCAACTGATTTCAATTCAAGAGCTGAATTCTTTTGGTCTCATGGGCTGATTTCTGATTCAACATACAACATGTTCACTTCCAAGTGTAACTACTCTCGGTATGTGAGTGAGTATTATAGAGGTGATCTTTCGCCTGTTTGTGCGAGAGTGATGAACCAAGTGACTAGAGAAACCAGTCGATTTGTCGATAAATATGATGTTACTCTTGATGTTTGTATATCATCAGTTCTGTCACAGTCTTTGGTCCTCAGTCCTCAT GGTGTCGAGGAGCGAATCGATGTCTGCGTGGAAGATGAAATGGTGAATTATTTGAACCGAAAAGATGTGCAGGAGGCTCTCCATGCTCAGCTCAATGGTGTGCCGAAATGGACAGTTTGCAGCAG TGTACTTGAATATGAACTTCTCAACTTGGAAATACCGACAATAACTGTTGTAGGCTCACTGATCAAATCTGGAGTTCCAGTTTTGGTTTACAG TGGGGATCAAGATTCTGTAATTCCTCTCACCGGTAGTCGAACATTAGTGCATAATTTGGCGAAAGATCTAGGATTGAATACAACAGTGCCATACAGAGTTTGGTTTGAAGGGCAACAG GTTGGCGGATGGACTCAGGTGTATGGCAACATGCTTTCGTTTGCGACGATAAGAGGCGCATCACATGAAGCTCCGTTCTCGCAGCCGGAGCGGTCTCTGGTGCTGTTCAGAGCATTCCTGCAAGGCAGACCCCTGCCagaaacattttga